One region of Roseovarius faecimaris genomic DNA includes:
- a CDS encoding formate/nitrite transporter family protein: protein MTPANPTGLDAYKPAEIAERVEIAGVAKAALPARQMLTLAILAGAFIGFGGAAYTMVMTGLDSSFGPARFLGGVVFSLGLILVIIGGAELFTGNALMTMAAVDRRITLAALLRNWGLVYVGNALGALGLAVAFALTGLLDGPMGQTAMNIAEGKTALSPLQAFMRGALCNGLVCLAVWLTFGARTAAGKILAILWPISAFVLLGLEHSVANMYLFPQGVLAGSTAPIGAMVANLIWVTLGNILGGAGGVALAYHFAYPPRD from the coding sequence ATGACACCTGCCAATCCCACCGGGCTTGACGCCTACAAACCTGCCGAGATCGCGGAGCGCGTCGAAATCGCGGGCGTGGCCAAGGCCGCGCTACCCGCGCGTCAGATGCTGACACTGGCCATTCTTGCGGGGGCATTCATCGGCTTTGGCGGTGCGGCCTACACCATGGTGATGACGGGCCTGGACAGCAGTTTCGGCCCCGCGCGCTTTCTGGGCGGTGTCGTCTTTTCCCTGGGTCTGATCCTCGTGATCATCGGTGGTGCAGAGCTTTTTACCGGCAATGCTCTGATGACGATGGCCGCGGTCGACAGGCGCATCACCCTTGCCGCCCTTCTGCGCAACTGGGGCCTTGTCTATGTCGGCAATGCGTTGGGTGCGCTTGGGCTTGCCGTTGCCTTCGCGCTGACGGGTCTTCTCGACGGCCCGATGGGCCAGACAGCCATGAACATCGCAGAGGGCAAGACGGCCCTATCACCCTTGCAGGCGTTCATGCGCGGCGCGCTCTGCAATGGTCTGGTCTGTCTCGCGGTGTGGCTCACCTTCGGAGCACGCACGGCGGCGGGCAAGATACTTGCCATTCTCTGGCCGATCTCCGCGTTTGTCCTTCTTGGTCTCGAACACTCGGTCGCCAATATGTACCTCTTTCCCCAAGGTGTTCTGGCTGGCAGCACAGCCCCCATCGGCGCAATGGTTGCAAACCTCATCTGGGTCACGCTGGGCAATATTCTTGGCGGCGCGGGCGGCGTGGCGCTGGCCTATCATTTTGCCTATCCACCGCGCGACTGA
- a CDS encoding zf-TFIIB domain-containing protein, with the protein MQCPIDGTQLVMTDRAGVEIDYCPQCRGVWLDRGELDKIIERSAPQQVAAQPARQHDDGYGGKPYKKKKRGGFLEDIFDF; encoded by the coding sequence ATGCAATGCCCGATTGATGGAACCCAACTTGTCATGACTGATCGCGCCGGGGTCGAGATTGACTATTGTCCACAATGCCGCGGCGTATGGCTCGATCGGGGGGAGCTGGACAAGATCATCGAAAGATCCGCGCCGCAACAGGTCGCTGCGCAACCTGCCCGGCAGCATGATGACGGCTATGGCGGCAAACCCTACAAAAAGAAGAAACGCGGCGGGTTCCTTGAGGATATCTTTGATTTCTGA